A window of Phragmites australis chromosome 2, lpPhrAust1.1, whole genome shotgun sequence genomic DNA:
AcgccctgagcatcccgccgtcgatcaaccaggtccttccagctctgacaggcgggaaaagaaaaagagaaggaggtgcgaggctgtccctgtcgtgccggcccagggccctgcCCATGGGCCAGCCCAGGAGCCTGACCGCTGGCTAgcgcgccgggcggccgccgacagaaggcccgcaCCCGCAAGAGCTACGGCCCCTccgagggctccggctcccgcgagggctcctgctcccgcaagggcccccgctcctgcgaggcccgagctggggaagtggtgccagatccaccagaccgagtggcatgacctcatggagtgccgcacggtcaaaggtaTCATCAAGCGgcgccagagggaccgcgaagagccccgcaggggcagcgacgacagagccgcccccgatAACCAAGaactcggctttcaggagcttgagcacaccgtcgctttcatcgatggaggcgcgtAAACGCCCTTGAAATGGTCGGACTCCCCAATCACGTTCAGCCTTGCCAACCACCTCGCAAGTattgcaggcgtggggcgactacccctggtagtgtcccgcaccatctgcaacgtaaaggtcagcagagtgctgatcgacgggggtgcaggcctgaacctcctttctCGAGAGGtcttcgagaagctgcaagtgcctTCTAGGCACCTAATGTCGTTGCTCCCtttctacggggtgacacccgggcactccctgcccctcgggcaggtcgagctacccgtgacattcgggagccgggataacttccggacagaggacgtcatcttcgatgtcgtggaacccccctcccctacaacgccatcctcgggcgcccagCGCTCGcttggttcatggtggtcacccgctacgcatacctcacggtcaagatgctgggccctgcaggccccatctccgtgcccgctgAGACCGGCAGCGCCTTCTTTtgcgccgagcagctatactcggccttggtcttaGCCCGGGCCaaggtcgaaggtcatccagggggcccgggaccctctttaTCCAAACTCTgactcgctgccgacacctccgttcctacgaaggaagtcgtggtgggcgaatacgcttcccaggtcgttcGAATCGAcagtgacctgggcggcaaataggaaagcgcgctcgtcgccttcctccggaccaacgtcgacgtgtttgcatgacAGCCGtcagatatgcccgggatccctagggcggtgatcgagcaccacctcgccgtgcgcccggacgcacggccggtgaggcaaaaAGTCTGGCGGCAGgtgcccgagcgccaggagttcatccgggagcaagtaagtaagctccttgacaccggcttcatccgagaagtcctccaccccgagtggctggcaaacccagtcattgtcccgaaggccaacatcAAGCTCCatatgtgcgtcgactacaccgacttaaacaaggcttgcccaaaagatcattttcctttaccccgtatagatcagattgtagattcAACCGcagggtgcgatcttttatgttttctagatgcaaactctggttattaccaaattcgcatggccatataGGATGAAGAAAATACTTATTtcaccactccggtggggacttattgttatgtatcaatgccatttggtttgcgcaacgctgggtcgtctttccagcgcgctgtgcgcattacccttgattcgcaggttggccacaacgtcgaggcttacatcgacgatctcgtggtcaaatcccgagactgtgccaccctgcttgaagatctggccaagactttcaacagtcttcacactacccgcttgaagctcaaccccgagaagtgtgtcttcggggtacctgcaggcaagctcctcggtttcttggtccctagccgaggaatcgaggccaacccagaaaagatccgggccatcgagcagatgcgacccccggctcgactcaaggaagttcagcgtcTCGTcggctgcatggtggccctcgggcgcttcatctccaagctcggggagcgaggactccccctcttcaaactcctgaagaagaccggtcatttcgactgggcgccggaggccgagcaggccttccgcgacttgagaaagtatctcacctcgcctcccgtactggtggccccctccgagggagAGCCTTTGCTGCTCTACGTGATGAGTGCtcagggcaaggtgctgggtcccagctcctggCCGCCCCCGGGCAGTCTCCAGTTCttgcggctcctcccgaccagggagtcgagcccgagcactcggccaacCACGACCACAccgctgagctcgggggctatgataagccctcgggtgaagccgcagtccaGGCCCGTCGTGTATAGTGAccagtgtacttcgtcagcgaagtcctccgagatgccaagacaagatatcctcaAGCTCAAAAGCTACTCTATGTCGTGCTCGtcacttcccggaagctgcgccactacttccagacgcacaaggtctcggtggttactacgtatccgctggggccaatcctccggaaccgagaaggcactgggcgcatcgtcaagtgggcggagGAGCTGGCagagtttgatctgcactttgtcagccgtcaggcgatcaaaagccaggcgctctttgactttgtggcagagtggacgaccgtccccgagatcgaccaagaagagatttccgcatatcccgggtACAATACGcctgggtactgggttatgcacttcgacggttccctaacgctgaaaggcgcaggggccggagtgattctcacctccccaacatgagaagaactccggtacgtcgtgcagctgcagttccgagcaaccaataacatggcggaatatgagggcctcatcgccggcctccgggctgcggtgggcctcgggattcgtcgcctcctggtcaagagagactcccagctggtggtcaactaggtgtcgaaagagtaccagtgcacggatcctcaaatggcggcatacgtggcggaagtcaggaggttggagaggcacttcgacggcctggagctgcggtacatatcttaccgcgacaacgctctgaccgatgacctttctcgcctggcctcttcctgtGCGCGCGTTCCtgtcggagcctttgaagaaaggctcacacggccttccgtcctgcctgccgaccaggatgaaggggaaccctcgagcctagttgaggggacccaggcagcgccctcagtggggagccccgtcagggtgccgccacccggtgagtgcgctgcgcttgctggcggttctcaagatgccttaTAGaaggacgagatccgagggtacttaaaagaaaattttcttcctgaggatgatgcctctgccgagaggattgcacgacagTCCAAACACTAtaccatagtagacgggggtctctatcggcgcggcacggacagtgtcctcctgaaatgcatcacccgggcagaaggcggtgagcttctcactgagatccacgagggcaattgcggtggccatgcatcgttgcgcacgttggtcgggaaggccttccagcaaggtttctactggcctacagctctccaggatgcttccgagttggttcggcgctacagggcatgccagttctacgcaaagtagattcaccagccagctcaggctcttcacaccatccccctgtcatggcccttcgcggtctgggggctggacatcctgggtccattcccccgagcaatcggggctatgagtacctctacgtcgctatcgacaagttcagaagtggtcggaggcggttccagtcatcaaggttaccaagaacatggcgcttcagttcatccgcggtatcacaagtcacttcggcgtcccgaacaggatcatcaccgataatggcactcagttcacaagtgccctgttcggggactactgcgaggacctcggcatcaagctctgcttcgcctccgtcgctcatcctcggagcaatagGCAGGTTGAGCATGCCAATgttgagatactgaaggggctcaaaacccggacctacgacgtgctcgcaaagcacgggaaaggatggatcgatgagctacctgctgtgctgtgggccaatcggaccacgccaagccgcgccactggGGAGACgacattcttcctcgtgtatggcactgaggcggtcctcccctctgagctcactcttggctccccttgggtgcatgcctattccgaaggtgaacaggaacagcgaaggcgtgacgacgtcgactacttggaagagcgctaGCGGcgtggcgtgccgccgtccgagtagCCCGATACCAGCAAAACCTGCAgtgctatcatcagcgtcacatccaggcccggtctctcgaggttggggatctagttctccaacgcgttcaatcgcgcgaaggaaggaataaattgtcccctatgtgggaaggcccctttaccgtgatcggtgtcccgcgagaaagCTCTTTTTGGCTGGTtgcggaggatgggcagccgctcccaaacgtgtggaacatcgagcatttgcgcaagttctatccttagatgggcatgtttgtgctcgggccaaccagaccaggggtccccccccccccgcccaagttggccgggggctaccaccaaccatgtaagtcaagtcacccaatcttgtacaaaattgtcaatatatattatcattgtccagttcttatttcaaattttattttctctctggaatccatatgtttaatctgtctagtgagatgctcgattgtgcgagaaaaacatgctctctcatttttcccgttgataaaagaatcccgatcggtatgcgcgcaggcagttaccgctgacctaagtctgttgtggtaggctgtggtgttcggtgtcatggcagcaccccgagcatcaccgagcctctggggttctcgggtaatcctaccacttgagcaaagagtggtcgggagcctagaccctaggggcgggctgtcggtgctcggtctgatCAGTCCTTctcgggcgccaccgaaccataggacctctgggttatgcctctgtttGTATACTTCgtcggtccgggtattcgagaggtctcgggtcaaaaacgatagcagtctataatgagtaccgcactaacagaacgcaccaaacaaagaatcttttcctatttcccaaagcttacagatcaacaatcgGGAACAAAAGCAGCCTGACCACGAGGGCCTccgtgcccagggcgctgctcaagcctagggggtcctcgggtagtcctaccgctcgggcacgagtggtcgggaccgcctggcccctGGCTCTCCCTCATGCTTTCTAGTGCTCGGGCGCTTCGTCcaagggaaccaagttcccgggcaccccgagctcggagcacATACCCCTCTTGGATCGGTCgaccgaaaggctgacagctgtccggtgagtggctaaagttatacgaatttacattcttacttaTTCAGCAATCTAATGTTCTCGAgctatcctcgggaccctcgcattctaatctgttcggtgagatgGTGTCCttgcgcacaaaaccctgcccacgtgctcgcttttttcaaaacgacagaacggacagtagacaggtgtaccgtacgaacggcaatgcctgaccgaagtccttcatggtggtcgtggtgttcggcccgcttggcagtaccccgggcactaccgagcctctgaggttctcgggtaatcctaccgcttgagcaaagagcggttgggagcctagaccctgggggcgggctgtcggtgctcagtccCTTCCGTCCTAGCccaggcaccaccaaaccgtggggactcttggtcgcatttctgctcgcacgtgtctccggtctgcttgtttgagtggtcgcaaagtggaaaagcattcactggtcgtggcgtgctccgtgctggatcgacctatctcccgagaaaggaagttcgtgcctttgtctcttgacttagccgctgcagactcgcgagggctcgggggctgaatgcGCGGATTGATCCCACTACTCGGACGcggagtggtcggggcgacttcgttctcagggggggggggaaggtcgggctcggtccggctaagtactcatcgggacatcaagtgaaaagagaaaagacttcatcaagcattaaGACAAACGTCAGAGTTGCGATCCCAAACAAatgcttccattatattcaaaaaagaaGAGCTATTCAGacggatcactcccatatttacaacaagtcaaaagaaaacaaaagacaaaagcctaatctaggtcggcaGGCTccggaggcggcgaggagtcttcgctgctgctgccactgctcggtaCCAGCAGCGGCTCCCGTGTGAAGCAaaccgccacctcggcggcgacgcctcGGACAGCCTCCCAGGCGGCCtcttcctcagcctcgaccaccccctgccgggctggctcctgcgagaagttggggtcccgGCTCCGATAACAGGCCAGgtcgtgctcggccaccgcttgggccaaagcgcgcccttcccgggaggctaactcctgcatagcccggggaagagcctttagtcgccggctgatctcctcgaagccgagggcgatgtggccgatggtctcttgatccatccccttctcgcccatgttaactcgcccgagcccggccaccctcacggacctccgtgcttgccgaagaaTGTATCGAATCATCAGCTTGACCTTGGCCCGCTCGGCgacgacggtctcgagctcgtccttcgcgatctgcagccgctcctcgaggctaatcccctcggccgcgctggtcgGCACGCCGTTGGTCGTCGGGGCTTGGCCCCGCTTCACCTGGTCAGCAAGGGCAGTAAGGGCCCGCTCCCGGGAGGTCAGCTCCTCCCGAGAAGTTAGGGCCGCCGACGCCGTGGCAGTCTCCTCCTCGCGCAGGGtaagctgctcctcccgggcgtcctgAGCCGTCGCCGTGATCTCGATGTCAGTCTCGcggaccgccacctcctcctcccgacggagGACTTCGGCGCGACTccgctcgagctcgtcgttcCGACGGGCTAAGTCTGCCCGGGAGGTCTCCACAGCCTTCTCGCGTGGCAcgatggcctcctcccgagcacgTACCAGCTGCTCCCTGGCAAGCAGCTCTGCAGCCTGCCACCGCGATATCTCCCCTAagcgggcggcctcctcctgcacggcgacggcctcctcgcgcacctcctccagggcctcccgctcctcggccactgCACGCATCACTCCGAGGCAATGCGGGCCTCTAAAAGCCGACCGACCTCCTCCAAACGCCCCCTCTCCTCGACGAGGGTGGTACGGTCGGCCTCGAGCTGCGCCCGCTCCCCCGCCACGGTCGcttccagccgctcgatcacctctggggcgcttcctagcacgtccgagAGGGGTTCTGTGGCCTGGCTGGACAACGGCCGGGCACTGGGTCctctgcgagccctctctgcagaggcgctcggggtccccgattgcTACCATGCCGATGCCGCCCTCGCTGCGGCCATTTGCCCCgccctcgaagtgctcggggcgggctcggccggcgccggctgctccGGCGCGGCCGCTGCACTCG
This region includes:
- the LOC133906962 gene encoding uncharacterized protein LOC133906962, translated to MRASKSRPTSSKRPLSSTRVVRSASSCARSPATVASSRSITSGALPSTSERGSVAWLDNGRALGPLRALSAEALGVPDCYHADAALAAAICPALEVLGAGSAGAGCSGAAAALGSGHGGACGSGSTGALGSGALSSGAGAGLGTSGRLWSPAASLGSLKANKG